The genomic DNA CCCCACGACGGGCCAATTGACGATGACTGAACATCGGTGTCGTCAACGGAGTATGCCTCCGCCAAGGCCTGACGCACGGTCGCCGTGTCCTTTGAGTTCAGCGACGCGGTCTGGACGCGAATGCCATCTGAACCGACCTTCGTCACCTTGACATCGGAAGCAAGTCCGGTTGAAGCCACAGCCGTCGAGGCAACACTTTCGGTCTGCTCAGCAACATGAGCGACATCAAACTGGGAACCACCCGTGAATTCGATAGACCGATTCAGCCCGAAAACCGCGAGCAACACGAGCGAGACAGCAACAAGCGCTGCCGCAACGCCGACGAAGAGTTTTCGTCGGGGCACGATCTTGTAGGACTTATCCCCTGCGTAGAGGGCGTTACCCCACTGAGCAAAGCTCATCATTGTTCGTCACCCTCCTTTTCGGTGCGCGCGGTGTCCACATCTGCATCACCCTCACCAGAATCGGCGGTGTCCGATGCCTTCTGTCGCTCGGCCTCAAGTCGTTCAAGACGACGCTTCTCAGCAATTGACAGCGTCTGGCCGGCCTCGTCCTCGTTGCCTGAATCCGCAGCAGAACGCGTAGAAGAACCCGTGGAACCGCGACGAACAACTCGGCCTCGACCCGCGTACACCAGCGCCGACTTAGCTCCCAGGTGCTCAGGATCAAGCCCGGAGAATCGATGCCCCTGGCCGAAGAACTTCGTGCGAACAAGAAGCTCCATCATCGGGTGCGTGAAGAGGAAGATCACCGCGAGGTCAACAATCGTCGTCACGCCGAGCGTGAAAGCGAAGCCCTGAACGCCACCCACGGCGAGGAGGTAGAGAACAACCGCTGCAACAAGGTTGACACCGTCGGACACCGTGATCGTTCTCTTGGCACGATCCCAGCCTTCCTCAACGGCCGCAGCCAGTGGTCGACCATCGCGCACCTCGTCACGAATACGCTCGAAGTAGACGATGAACGAGTCCGTTGTCACGCCAATCGCAACGATCAAACCGGCAACACCTGCCAAGGACAAGCGATACCCCATCGTCCACGAAAGGATCGCAATCGTCAGATAGGTCATCACCGTGGCAACAACCAGAGAACCAGCAGCGACAATCGACAGCCCGCGATACTGCCACACCAAGTAGAGCACAACGAGGAGGAGGCCAACGAGCCCCGACCACAGACCCTTTTGGAGATGGTCGGAGCCAAGAGTCGCTGAAATCCGCTGCTCGGACTCAACCTCGAAGTTCAGTGGGAGCGAACCAAAGTTCAGCTGATTCGCCAGCGCAGTTGCACTCTTCGCCGTGAAGTTACCGCTGATCTGCGCCTGACCCGTCGAAATAATCGCATTCATGCGCGGCGCAGTGATGATCTTCCCATCAAGAACCACGGCAAATTGGTTCCGATCAGGATATCCGAAGAATGAACGCCCCTCTTTGTCTTCTTTCTGGAACGAATAGAGAATTTTCGACGACTCAGCGAATGCCTTGGTTCCCGCCTCGTTGAACTGGAGATCCACACCCCACTCACCGGTTGTCTGGCCTGTGGAGTTATGGACCTGACCGGCATTAGCCGAGGACAGATCCGACCCGGGCACAGTGACAGGGCCGAGGATGTACTTGAGGGTGCCCGA from Schaalia sp. ZJ405 includes the following:
- the secD gene encoding protein translocase subunit SecD; protein product: MATKKRRPVRSLVVLVITILAASAALVIGHIAKGASLVPSLALDLQGGTQLILTPTATDNDTRAITEDDINEAINIIRQRIDASGVSESEIAAMGSSNIVVSIPGTPTQETLDLIRSSSQMNFRPVLQVAPAALSQAPKSEEGPQSGQAAQSGATARGDQAQSARDAQSGAQSGAKEEAKPSQPVSTALDADKAKELADQNRDGKLSDEPMTKPENASSLAWITEQVLYDFYTLNCQEQSKKAHPEGPADKPFAACNDSGTLKYILGPVTVPGSDLSSANAGQVHNSTGQTTGEWGVDLQFNEAGTKAFAESSKILYSFQKEDKEGRSFFGYPDRNQFAVVLDGKIITAPRMNAIISTGQAQISGNFTAKSATALANQLNFGSLPLNFEVESEQRISATLGSDHLQKGLWSGLVGLLLVVLYLVWQYRGLSIVAAGSLVVATVMTYLTIAILSWTMGYRLSLAGVAGLIVAIGVTTDSFIVYFERIRDEVRDGRPLAAAVEEGWDRAKRTITVSDGVNLVAAVVLYLLAVGGVQGFAFTLGVTTIVDLAVIFLFTHPMMELLVRTKFFGQGHRFSGLDPEHLGAKSALVYAGRGRVVRRGSTGSSTRSAADSGNEDEAGQTLSIAEKRRLERLEAERQKASDTADSGEGDADVDTARTEKEGDEQ